ACAGGTAGTCCAACAAATATACTTTATTAAATGTCACGATTGCAAAGAACCCTAAATTGGGATATCCCAGCAATTTTTCGTTTGCGAATCCAAAGTAAGCCAGTTATGTCTCCCTGATCTTTGCACATCGCCTTGGTGTGCATATAAGCAGTTATAAATTTCATGTTGGCAGCAGGGCAGGGGCATCTGCAGATGACCCGAGTTTCAAAGAAGTATGATCTCAAGTGTCGAACCGTCAAGATTTCAGCCAGTCTGTTAGCGTTCCGCAAGCGGAAAGCATCTCTCCTTCAGACTGCTctactcttcttctgtgcTGCCTTTCAATGCAAACTGGATAACTCGCCTTGTCCAGCAGGGCGTGTCTTGAATTGGTCCCATTAACTCCCAGTGCCTGGATAATAACTGTCTACTTTAAATTCTGAGCATTCAGGCTGGCTCGGCGGAAGGATCCGAGTTAACACAATTTTGGCATCTCTCATAATTATCCAAGTTCACTGTCTTGAATAGAGCCCAGAAAGTGCCCTAGGCAAACTACGTGAGGCTGACATATGCATtgattacccctgagaagcacgattaaaatataaataaaaatcaattCAATACATTGTTAACAAGTATATAGAATTCTGACTGGTGACAAGCGACTGTTTAGTAGTTGttgtcgttgttgttgctacCGTAAGAGTCACCACCACGGCCACCACGGTTGTTATCACCGAACGAAGAATCGTTGTTGCCAGAGCCGTAAGAGTCGTTGTTGTTTCCTCCGAAAGAAGAGTCGTTACCGCCACGGCCAGATCCGTAAGAGTCGTTACCACCTTGGTTACCACCGAAGGAAGAGTCGTTGTTACCGGAGCCGTAGGAGTCGTTGTTGCTACCTCCGAAAGAAGAGTCATTGCCTCCACGGCCAGAACCGTAAGAATCGTTACCACCTTGGTTACCACCGAAGGAGGAGTCATTGTTACCAGAGCCGTAAGAGTCGTTACCACCACGGCCACCTTGGTTACCACCAAAGGAAGAATCGTTGTTACCAGATCCGTAAGAATCGTTGTTGTTACCAGATCCATAAGAATCACTGTTGCTGTTACCAGA
This is a stretch of genomic DNA from Sugiyamaella lignohabitans strain CBS 10342 chromosome C, complete sequence. It encodes these proteins:
- the DDR48 gene encoding DNA damage-responsive protein 48 (DNA damage-responsive protein; expression is increased in response to heat-shock stress or treatments that produce DNA lesions; contains multiple repeats of the amino acid sequence NNNDSYGS; protein abundance increases in response to DNA replication stress; GO_component: GO:0005737 - cytoplasm [Evidence IDA] [PMID 14562095]; GO_function: GO:0016887 - ATPase activity [Evidence IDA] [PMID 8444852]; GO_function: GO:0003924 - GTPase activity [Evidence IDA] [PMID 8444852]; GO_process: GO:0006281 - DNA repair [Evidence IDA,IMP] [PMID 2111448]; GO_process: GO:0006950 - response to stress [Evidence IEA]), with protein sequence MGLGSEIANAFGKNKNNNNDDSYGSGNNNDSYGSGNNNDSYGSGNNNDSYGSGNSNSDSYGSGNSNSDSYGSGNNNDSYGSGNNDSSFGGNQGGRGGNDSYGSGNNDSSFGGNQGGNDSYGSGRGGNDSSFGGSNNDSYGSGNNDSSFGGNQGGNDSYGSGRGGNDSSFGGNNNDSYGSGNNDSSFGDNNRGGRGGDSYGSNNNDNNY